A region from the Parasphingopyxis sp. CP4 genome encodes:
- a CDS encoding HPr-rel-A system PqqD family peptide chaperone, translating to MTAPVYRADPPEARRLVELDGVALIFHRSSGLTHIVAPPAPQILDALGEGPADSGALLNRLQRVYDFADSGDLAEALAARIDELEAAGLVWRT from the coding sequence ATGACCGCACCCGTCTATCGCGCCGATCCGCCTGAGGCCCGGCGCCTGGTGGAGCTGGATGGCGTTGCGTTGATCTTTCATCGATCCTCGGGCCTCACCCATATTGTTGCCCCACCAGCGCCGCAGATCCTGGATGCATTGGGCGAAGGCCCGGCGGATTCCGGTGCGTTGCTCAACCGACTCCAGCGCGTTTATGACTTTGCCGATAGCGGTGACCTGGCCGAGGCGCTGGCGGCGCGGATCGATGAACTCGAAGCGGCCGGACTGGTATGGCGGACATGA
- a CDS encoding TauD/TfdA family dioxygenase, giving the protein MPEAVRVEPIAGALGAEIGGVNLAGDLSNSDFDAIHDAFLKHHVIFFRDQHDLTPEAHKSFGQRFGSLNVHPYVSGMDAHPEIMEIIKEPEEKLNFGGGWHSDMSFLEKPALGSILHAIEVPPFGGDTLFANQVAAYEALSDGMKAMLDGMVAIHSASREYSARGHSAQARKSMDAQVADDAPEYEHPVVRTHPETGRKALYVNPAFTLRFKDMTKRESRPLLNFLFEHSRDERFTCRFRWSDGAVAFWDNRCVWHYALNDYHGHRRHMRRVTVNGDRPA; this is encoded by the coding sequence ATGCCTGAAGCCGTCCGCGTCGAACCGATTGCCGGGGCATTGGGCGCTGAAATTGGCGGCGTAAATCTCGCCGGTGACCTGTCGAACAGCGACTTCGATGCGATCCATGATGCGTTCCTGAAACATCATGTGATTTTCTTTCGCGATCAGCACGACCTGACGCCTGAAGCCCATAAAAGTTTTGGCCAGCGTTTCGGCAGCCTCAATGTTCACCCCTATGTCAGCGGCATGGACGCGCATCCCGAGATCATGGAGATCATCAAGGAGCCTGAGGAAAAACTGAATTTTGGCGGCGGTTGGCATTCGGACATGTCATTTCTCGAAAAGCCTGCGCTCGGTTCGATCCTGCATGCAATCGAAGTTCCGCCCTTTGGTGGCGATACGCTTTTCGCCAACCAAGTGGCGGCCTATGAAGCGCTCTCGGATGGCATGAAGGCGATGCTGGACGGAATGGTCGCGATCCACTCAGCATCCCGCGAATATAGCGCGCGCGGCCATTCGGCACAGGCCCGCAAATCAATGGATGCGCAGGTTGCTGACGATGCGCCCGAATATGAGCACCCGGTTGTCCGAACCCACCCGGAAACGGGCCGCAAGGCGCTCTATGTCAATCCGGCCTTCACGCTACGTTTCAAGGATATGACAAAGCGTGAGAGTAGACCGCTGCTCAATTTCCTGTTCGAGCATAGCCGGGATGAACGCTTCACCTGTCGGTTCCGCTGGAGCGATGGTGCTGTGGCCTTTTGGGACAATCGCTGTGTCTGGCACTATGCCTTGAACGATTATCATGGCCACCGCCGCCATATGCGCCGGGTTACCGTGAATGGAGACCGGCCGGCCTGA
- the soxR gene encoding redox-sensitive transcriptional activator SoxR, whose protein sequence is MAKSNLLTIGDLAARTGLSVSAIRFYEDKGLVHPLRSAGGQRRFLRSDIRRLSFVLIAQQLGLSIGEIAKQLKLLPEGRAPTQRDWTRISKAIRGTIDARIAELERTRDRLDGCIGCGCLSLKKCQLYNPEDRAGLKGPGPRHLIEA, encoded by the coding sequence ATGGCCAAATCAAATCTGCTGACGATCGGTGATCTTGCCGCCCGGACGGGCCTCTCGGTTTCCGCGATCCGCTTCTATGAAGACAAGGGTTTGGTACATCCGCTGCGCAGCGCTGGTGGCCAACGGCGCTTTCTGCGCTCCGATATCCGCCGTCTCTCCTTCGTGCTGATTGCCCAGCAATTGGGCTTGTCGATCGGGGAGATCGCGAAACAGCTCAAGCTGCTGCCCGAGGGACGCGCGCCAACACAGCGGGACTGGACCCGGATCAGCAAGGCAATTCGCGGTACGATCGATGCGCGGATCGCGGAATTGGAGCGGACGCGAGACCGGTTGGATGGCTGTATCGGATGCGGCTGCCTGAGCCTCAAAAAGTGCCAGCTCTATAATCCGGAAGATCGGGCTGGGTTGAAAGGCCCGGGGCCGCGCCACCTGATCGAAGCGTAA
- a CDS encoding HAD-IA family hydrolase — protein sequence MADFPFDIVGFDLDGTLLDTSDELTLSLNHALSTVDIPPLTQAEVRPMVGLGAKHMLRMGLRASGAGDDALADRLLPILVDHYDAHLGSGSPPFPGLITAMDDLADVGVRFAIVTNKYERLAVKLLDKTGFARHFEAIIGGDTLPGGKRKPDAAPILQMINRSGGGRAAFIGDSIYDVEAARNAGIPSVVVSFGFLHQPVEELGADAVIDHYDALVQTLRILS from the coding sequence ATGGCAGACTTCCCTTTCGATATTGTCGGCTTTGATCTCGACGGCACCTTGCTCGACACCAGTGACGAGCTCACCCTTTCGTTGAACCATGCCCTATCGACAGTCGATATACCGCCTCTCACTCAGGCTGAAGTGCGGCCAATGGTGGGGCTTGGAGCCAAGCATATGCTGCGCATGGGACTCCGGGCATCTGGCGCTGGAGACGATGCCCTGGCGGACCGTTTGCTCCCGATACTGGTCGATCATTATGATGCGCATCTGGGCTCGGGATCCCCACCATTTCCGGGGCTGATCACGGCGATGGATGATTTGGCCGACGTCGGAGTGCGCTTTGCGATTGTCACGAACAAATATGAACGCCTGGCCGTAAAGCTCTTGGATAAAACGGGTTTTGCAAGACACTTTGAGGCGATCATCGGTGGCGACACTCTGCCCGGCGGCAAGCGCAAGCCAGATGCAGCACCCATTCTCCAGATGATCAATCGATCCGGCGGCGGGCGCGCGGCTTTTATCGGCGACTCAATCTATGACGTCGAGGCGGCGCGCAATGCCGGAATCCCGAGCGTCGTCGTCAGCTTCGGATTTCTGCATCAGCCGGTCGAGGAGCTCGGCGCCGATGCGGTGATCGATCATTATGATGCACTTGTGCAGACGCTGCGCATACTCAGCTAG
- a CDS encoding nucleotidyltransferase family protein — protein MMDAGILTRALSDPSSTAGLGSQGWTALITMARAEQLIGTLAHRLDGLDLPDSVARLFADTRRSADIGRRQALWEAEMARRVLAPLDTPVVLLKGTAYVAAGLSPGIGRSIGDLDILVRRDALDDVERALIDRGGWEWVKDDEYDDAYYRDHMHELPPLIHNERDRMIDVHHTILPLTAGPTPDPQAMLDDAVQLENGLYILSPADMICHAAAHLFADGDLAGGLRNLWDIDRLLRDFGEQAGFWQALSERASRHELAKPVARAVRLAEAVYGTPVDGDVAGRGRRGDALYIRRLLARDDWGRETRKGTRLAFYVRSHWLRMPPLMLARHLWTKWRKS, from the coding sequence ATGATGGATGCGGGCATCCTTACACGCGCGCTTAGCGACCCGTCATCGACCGCCGGACTGGGATCGCAAGGCTGGACAGCGCTGATCACCATGGCCCGTGCCGAGCAGTTGATCGGCACGCTTGCACACCGGCTGGACGGCCTCGATCTGCCAGACTCCGTTGCGCGGTTGTTCGCGGACACGCGCCGATCGGCCGATATCGGCAGGCGCCAGGCGCTTTGGGAAGCGGAGATGGCGCGCCGCGTGCTTGCGCCGCTCGATACGCCCGTCGTGCTGCTCAAGGGTACGGCCTATGTGGCCGCCGGGCTGTCGCCGGGGATCGGACGGTCGATCGGGGATCTCGATATTCTCGTGCGGCGCGATGCGCTGGATGATGTCGAACGCGCCCTCATCGATCGGGGTGGCTGGGAATGGGTGAAAGACGACGAATATGATGATGCCTATTATCGCGATCACATGCATGAGCTGCCACCGCTCATTCACAACGAACGCGATCGGATGATTGATGTCCACCACACTATCCTGCCGCTGACGGCCGGCCCGACGCCCGATCCGCAAGCGATGCTCGATGACGCGGTTCAGCTGGAAAACGGCCTCTACATCCTCTCACCAGCCGACATGATCTGCCACGCCGCAGCCCATTTGTTTGCGGATGGCGATTTGGCCGGTGGGTTGCGCAATCTCTGGGATATCGATCGGTTGCTGCGCGATTTTGGCGAACAGGCGGGTTTTTGGCAGGCGCTTAGCGAGCGGGCGAGCCGGCATGAGCTGGCCAAGCCGGTGGCTCGGGCCGTGCGTCTGGCCGAGGCCGTCTATGGCACACCGGTCGATGGCGATGTCGCTGGGCGGGGCCGGAGAGGCGACGCACTGTATATTCGCCGCTTGCTGGCGCGCGATGACTGGGGCCGCGAGACACGCAAGGGCACTCGCCTTGCTTTCTATGTTCGATCGCATTGGCTGCGGATGCCGCCGCTGATGCTCGCGCGGCATCTTTGGACCAAATGGCGAAAGAGCTAG
- a CDS encoding VOC family protein, whose translation MKTGRIEHVNITVTDPQRSAQLMEDLFGWKIRWEGPSMLGGHTIHVGSEEDYLALYTNDDVQAADQKFSKSRPLNHVGVVVDDLDAVEEQVVAAGLTPFSHDDYEPGRRFYFFDWNGIEFEVVSYA comes from the coding sequence ATGAAAACTGGACGAATTGAACATGTAAATATCACGGTGACAGACCCGCAACGATCAGCACAGTTGATGGAAGACCTGTTCGGCTGGAAGATCCGTTGGGAAGGCCCCTCAATGTTGGGCGGGCATACGATCCATGTCGGTAGCGAGGAGGATTATCTCGCGCTCTACACCAATGACGATGTCCAGGCTGCGGATCAAAAATTTTCGAAAAGCAGGCCGCTCAATCATGTCGGTGTGGTCGTGGACGACCTTGATGCGGTTGAAGAGCAGGTGGTCGCGGCCGGGCTGACCCCGTTTAGCCATGATGACTACGAACCGGGTCGCCGTTTCTATTTCTTCGACTGGAATGGCATTGAGTTCGAGGTGGTGAGCTATGCCTGA
- a CDS encoding ATP-binding protein — MGQITPLRAIVALLTTFGLGLIANSLGAAPIPVILACIGGIVGGLVLFGFQAPAIEEVDPEPVQLPEPIADESLFPTLEELMNAIDDPSLLIVGRRVTKANPAAEELLGTHIVGEDVRLAIRHPAAAERLTGEAGTEESRVAMELVGIGQRERPWELIIHELKGNARFVRLADRSGAHAAEKMRADFVANASHELRTPLASLLGYIETLQDGAAKDKKTRNRFLEIMQGEASRMQTLIGDLMSLSRIEAEKYRAPEEDIALGPLIEEACQSVCATQGVERDRVEIEPHDDEVRIAGDRVQIAQLVSNLVGNALKYGAPEDPIEVRYAPISDTLVRLTVEDKGEGIAPEHLPRLTERFYRIDPGRSRSLGGTGLGLAIVKHIVERHRGRLNIESELGAGTIVSVDLPKKPSALSSSRNENVTKASGPSLVGARDSQ; from the coding sequence ATGGGTCAGATAACGCCTCTTCGCGCAATTGTCGCGCTGTTAACCACCTTTGGCCTTGGCTTGATTGCCAATTCTTTGGGTGCCGCACCGATTCCGGTCATATTGGCCTGTATTGGCGGTATTGTGGGGGGTTTGGTGCTATTTGGGTTCCAGGCTCCGGCAATCGAGGAAGTTGACCCTGAACCGGTTCAGCTTCCCGAACCGATTGCCGATGAATCGCTGTTTCCCACGCTCGAAGAATTGATGAACGCAATTGACGATCCGAGCCTCTTGATCGTCGGTCGCCGCGTAACCAAAGCCAATCCCGCCGCTGAAGAGCTGCTCGGCACCCACATTGTGGGCGAAGATGTCAGGCTGGCCATCCGCCATCCCGCAGCCGCCGAACGACTGACGGGAGAAGCCGGCACCGAAGAATCGCGCGTCGCAATGGAGCTGGTCGGCATTGGACAACGCGAACGGCCGTGGGAGCTCATCATTCATGAGTTGAAAGGCAATGCCCGCTTTGTCCGTCTTGCCGATCGCAGTGGCGCCCATGCCGCCGAGAAGATGCGCGCCGATTTCGTTGCCAATGCGAGCCATGAACTACGCACACCGCTCGCTTCGCTACTTGGGTATATCGAAACACTCCAGGACGGTGCCGCCAAGGACAAGAAGACGCGCAATCGCTTTCTTGAGATTATGCAGGGCGAGGCCAGCCGAATGCAGACGCTGATCGGCGATCTCATGTCACTTTCCCGCATTGAAGCGGAGAAATATCGTGCACCGGAAGAAGACATCGCGCTTGGGCCGCTGATCGAAGAGGCCTGCCAATCGGTCTGTGCCACACAAGGCGTCGAACGTGATCGTGTCGAGATAGAGCCGCATGACGATGAAGTACGGATCGCTGGCGATCGGGTGCAGATTGCCCAGCTGGTCAGCAATCTGGTCGGCAATGCGCTAAAATATGGCGCGCCGGAAGACCCGATTGAAGTCCGCTATGCGCCAATCTCCGATACGCTGGTCCGGCTGACGGTAGAAGACAAAGGCGAAGGCATTGCGCCGGAACATCTCCCGCGCCTGACCGAACGTTTTTACCGCATTGATCCGGGCCGAAGTCGTTCGCTGGGCGGGACTGGGCTTGGCCTCGCAATCGTCAAACATATCGTCGAACGCCATCGCGGCCGCCTCAATATCGAGAGTGAGTTGGGTGCGGGCACGATTGTTAGTGTCGATTTACCGAAAAAACCGTCTGCGTTGTCATCATCCCGTAACGAGAATGTCACAAAGGCGAGTGGTCCTTCATTGGTCGGCGCGCGTGATTCGCAATGA
- a CDS encoding alkyl/aryl-sulfatase has translation MRVARTFWNSAGMGLALAAVPSSAQSPSIETGALREAPAAGVATEATRRANAAIAARLPLADQSDFVDARRGRIAQIEGEAILAEDGSVVWPIAGQAFLSEDAPDTANPSLWRQSVLTAEHGLFEVTEGIWQIRGYDLSVMTIIEGETGWIIVDPLTTTETAAAALALVQETLGERPVTGMLYTHSHADHFGGARGILDEEEIAARNVPVLAPIGFSETAVAENLLAGPHMSRRATLMFGQVIPPSPESHIGSGLGPGIPQGSVSLVLPTEEISGRGTRRTIDGVEFEFIDAAGTEAPAEFMFYLPASRALHTAEVATGTLHNVLTMRGARVRDSLAWSRAIDHVLIHYGAQSDVVLASHHWPSWGTDNVISFLSGQRDIYRYIHDQTLRRANSGATMIEAAEAISEPDFTRDAFDTRGYYGTLNHNAKAVYQFYFGWWGGVMAEFNRLPHAESAARYVEAMGGRDATLDRGIAAFDSGDYRWASEILNHLVFATPQDEQGRTWLAAAYEQLGFQAESGPWRSYYLGAASELRNGVPDAGGARLGNADFLRAVPTLDMFDMLASRYAPERLDRDPFAVNFVFRDTGETIGVEIGRSVIVPRDQGSETPAATLTLDRPSFEGMLLGTATPAALMQSGALEISGDGTAVAGFLGLLEQPTFWFATATP, from the coding sequence ATGAGGGTAGCGCGCACATTTTGGAATTCAGCAGGCATGGGCCTCGCACTGGCGGCTGTCCCGTCTAGCGCACAATCGCCGTCCATTGAGACGGGTGCCCTTCGCGAAGCCCCAGCCGCTGGTGTGGCGACCGAAGCAACCCGACGCGCCAATGCTGCCATTGCCGCACGCCTTCCGCTCGCCGACCAATCCGATTTTGTCGATGCACGCCGCGGACGCATTGCGCAGATCGAGGGTGAAGCAATCCTGGCTGAGGACGGGTCGGTAGTCTGGCCGATTGCCGGCCAAGCCTTTCTGTCCGAGGATGCTCCGGATACGGCCAACCCGTCTTTGTGGCGGCAATCGGTTCTGACCGCAGAGCACGGCCTGTTCGAGGTCACCGAGGGTATCTGGCAGATCCGTGGCTACGACCTGTCCGTCATGACGATTATCGAGGGCGAGACCGGCTGGATCATTGTCGATCCTCTCACCACGACGGAGACCGCCGCGGCCGCATTGGCCCTTGTCCAGGAAACGCTGGGCGAACGACCGGTTACCGGCATGCTCTACACCCACTCCCATGCCGACCATTTTGGTGGTGCGCGCGGAATACTCGATGAAGAAGAGATTGCAGCACGGAATGTTCCGGTGCTGGCGCCGATCGGGTTTTCGGAAACCGCCGTCGCCGAAAATCTGCTCGCCGGCCCCCATATGAGTCGGCGCGCAACCTTGATGTTCGGGCAGGTCATCCCGCCCTCGCCTGAGTCTCATATCGGATCCGGCCTTGGCCCCGGCATTCCGCAGGGTTCAGTCAGCCTGGTCCTGCCGACTGAAGAGATATCGGGTCGCGGCACGCGGCGGACGATCGACGGGGTGGAGTTTGAATTTATCGACGCCGCCGGAACCGAAGCACCGGCCGAGTTCATGTTTTACCTGCCAGCAAGCCGCGCGCTGCACACAGCCGAAGTCGCCACTGGCACGCTCCATAATGTCCTCACCATGCGCGGCGCGCGAGTGCGCGATTCCCTCGCCTGGAGCCGGGCCATCGATCATGTGCTGATCCATTATGGTGCGCAGTCGGATGTGGTGCTCGCCTCGCACCACTGGCCAAGCTGGGGCACGGACAATGTCATCAGCTTTCTCAGCGGACAGCGCGACATCTATCGCTACATCCACGATCAAACACTGCGCCGGGCGAATAGTGGCGCGACAATGATCGAGGCAGCCGAGGCGATCAGCGAACCCGATTTCACGCGCGATGCCTTTGATACACGCGGCTATTATGGGACGCTCAATCACAACGCCAAGGCCGTCTATCAATTCTATTTCGGCTGGTGGGGCGGTGTGATGGCCGAATTCAACCGCCTGCCGCACGCCGAATCCGCGGCTCGCTATGTCGAGGCCATGGGCGGGCGGGACGCTACGCTGGATCGTGGGATCGCTGCCTTTGATAGCGGCGATTATCGCTGGGCATCGGAAATCCTGAACCATCTCGTCTTCGCCACTCCGCAAGACGAGCAAGGGCGGACCTGGCTTGCCGCAGCCTATGAGCAACTCGGCTTCCAGGCAGAGAGTGGCCCGTGGCGCAGCTATTATCTCGGCGCGGCCAGCGAGCTGCGTAACGGCGTCCCCGATGCTGGCGGAGCGCGGCTCGGCAATGCGGACTTCCTCCGCGCCGTCCCGACCTTGGACATGTTCGACATGCTCGCCTCCCGCTATGCGCCGGAACGGCTGGATCGGGATCCGTTCGCGGTGAATTTCGTGTTCCGGGATACCGGCGAGACAATAGGCGTCGAGATCGGTCGCAGCGTGATCGTACCACGCGACCAGGGATCCGAAACACCAGCCGCTACACTCACGCTCGATCGGCCGAGCTTTGAAGGCATGCTGCTTGGAACGGCGACACCGGCTGCTCTGATGCAATCGGGCGCATTGGAGATCAGTGGCGATGGCACGGCTGTCGCGGGATTTCTCGGCTTACTCGAGCAGCCGACCTTCTGGTTCGCGACTGCCACGCCTTAG
- the glmU gene encoding bifunctional UDP-N-acetylglucosamine diphosphorylase/glucosamine-1-phosphate N-acetyltransferase GlmU, whose protein sequence is MSETTKIETPGPFAAIILAAGKGTRMKSARHKVLHPIAGKPMLGHLMDSLNRLEPAQTVVVLGVGREEVEPFVAERGANIALQEQQLGTGHAAMQARSALKDFEGDVLACFGDVPMVCAETVAAMLDRLHADDSPASVVLAFRPDDPLAYGRIIADGEGRIEKMVEFKDASESERAVNLCNSGLIVARAGDMFALLDQVGNDNAQGEYYLPDMVMVAQNDGRHSAVIEADAWEVAGINSRAELADVERDWQERKRAAIMAGGASLVDPATVWFSHDSEIGRDVTIEPQVRFGPGVTVADGATIHAFSHIEGASIGPGCSVGPYARLRPGAVMEQGSKVGNFVEMKKAVLGEGAKASHLTYLGDATVGPGANIGAGTITCNYDGFFKYQTEIGAGAFIGSNSALVAPVKVGDGAIVGAGSVVTRDVEANALGVARGEQSAKPGWAKKFRDVMTRKKASKD, encoded by the coding sequence ATGAGCGAAACGACCAAGATAGAAACGCCCGGCCCGTTCGCCGCCATCATATTGGCGGCCGGCAAAGGCACGCGCATGAAATCTGCGCGCCACAAAGTGCTGCACCCGATCGCCGGTAAACCAATGCTGGGCCATCTGATGGATTCGCTGAACAGGCTGGAACCTGCCCAGACGGTTGTCGTGCTTGGCGTCGGCCGCGAAGAGGTCGAACCTTTCGTTGCCGAGCGCGGCGCCAACATAGCCTTGCAGGAACAGCAGCTGGGAACTGGTCATGCGGCTATGCAGGCGCGCTCGGCGCTCAAGGATTTCGAAGGTGATGTTCTCGCATGCTTTGGCGATGTGCCGATGGTGTGCGCAGAAACCGTCGCAGCGATGCTGGATCGGCTCCATGCGGACGATTCCCCAGCCTCTGTTGTTCTGGCGTTTCGTCCGGATGATCCACTGGCTTATGGCCGGATCATTGCCGATGGCGAGGGCCGGATCGAAAAGATGGTTGAGTTCAAGGACGCGAGCGAGAGCGAGCGCGCCGTCAATCTCTGCAATAGCGGGCTGATCGTCGCGCGCGCCGGCGATATGTTCGCGCTACTCGATCAGGTCGGCAACGATAATGCGCAGGGCGAATATTATCTACCGGACATGGTTATGGTGGCCCAGAATGATGGGCGGCACAGCGCGGTGATCGAAGCCGATGCCTGGGAAGTTGCGGGCATTAACAGCCGTGCTGAACTCGCAGATGTCGAACGCGACTGGCAGGAACGGAAACGGGCTGCGATCATGGCTGGCGGCGCATCCCTGGTTGATCCGGCTACGGTCTGGTTCAGTCACGATAGCGAGATTGGCCGCGACGTGACCATCGAACCGCAGGTCCGCTTTGGGCCGGGCGTCACAGTTGCCGATGGCGCAACGATCCACGCTTTCTCGCATATCGAGGGCGCATCAATCGGTCCGGGTTGCTCGGTCGGCCCCTATGCACGGCTGCGTCCCGGGGCAGTCATGGAGCAGGGATCCAAGGTCGGCAATTTCGTCGAGATGAAGAAAGCGGTGCTCGGCGAAGGGGCCAAGGCCAGTCACCTGACCTATCTGGGTGACGCGACCGTTGGGCCGGGCGCCAATATTGGTGCCGGTACAATCACCTGTAATTATGATGGTTTCTTCAAATATCAGACCGAGATCGGCGCGGGCGCCTTTATCGGCTCGAACAGCGCGCTGGTCGCGCCCGTGAAGGTTGGCGATGGCGCCATTGTTGGCGCCGGATCGGTCGTCACGAGGGATGTCGAGGCTAATGCGCTGGGCGTTGCCCGCGGCGAGCAGAGCGCAAAACCCGGCTGGGCCAAAAAATTTCGGGATGTGATGACGCGCAAAAAGGCGTCAAAGGACTAG
- a CDS encoding HprK-related kinase A: MKHSFSVTVGQTGFRIGSDWREPLDQMRALYRGYPKPEIPDFTVRLFAQRPWRKLIRPSVMIGGDYMLPDAAPLSLAHGMLGAEMGMNLQMALGQRRYLLLHASAVERDGKALLMTGESGAGKSTLSALLGERGWRFMGDEFALLDLETGAIHAFPRLVSLKNEAIGLFDGQVDAERLGPLMHDTPKGDIRHLRPPDSAIAQMEQLAQPALLLFPRFGHAPEVRKIGEAEVFARLTQASTNYVALGEPGFDALAKLVKTIPTRAVDYPDTNAAIESVEQLWAELAI, translated from the coding sequence ATGAAGCACAGCTTTTCTGTCACCGTCGGGCAGACGGGCTTCCGGATCGGATCGGATTGGCGCGAGCCGCTAGACCAGATGCGAGCCTTGTATCGCGGCTATCCAAAACCCGAGATCCCTGATTTCACGGTTCGCCTGTTTGCCCAGCGACCCTGGCGCAAGCTGATCCGACCTTCTGTCATGATCGGCGGCGATTATATGCTGCCCGATGCCGCGCCGCTCTCGCTTGCGCATGGCATGCTTGGTGCGGAGATGGGAATGAACCTGCAAATGGCACTCGGCCAGCGGAGATACCTTCTACTTCATGCTTCGGCCGTTGAACGGGATGGCAAGGCGCTGCTGATGACCGGAGAGTCCGGAGCCGGCAAATCGACGCTTTCCGCACTGCTCGGCGAGCGCGGCTGGCGCTTCATGGGCGATGAGTTTGCGCTGCTCGACCTTGAGACGGGCGCGATCCACGCCTTTCCAAGGCTCGTCAGCCTGAAGAATGAGGCGATAGGGCTGTTTGACGGGCAGGTAGATGCAGAACGACTGGGGCCGCTGATGCACGATACGCCCAAGGGTGATATCCGCCATCTGAGGCCGCCCGATAGTGCGATTGCGCAGATGGAGCAGCTAGCGCAACCGGCATTGCTGTTGTTCCCGCGCTTCGGCCATGCGCCGGAGGTCCGCAAAATCGGCGAGGCAGAGGTATTTGCCCGCTTGACCCAGGCCTCGACCAATTATGTCGCGCTGGGGGAGCCAGGCTTTGATGCGCTGGCGAAGCTGGTGAAGACAATCCCGACGCGGGCCGTCGATTATCCCGATACGAATGCAGCGATAGAAAGCGTCGAGCAGCTCTGGGCGGAGCTTGCCATATGA
- a CDS encoding DUF4345 family protein produces MAILVRILVLLLGLFNIFLGISFLFNPAEMAGDFFLEPQGIQGLATIRADYPAFFLTAGGFALYSAWKQSGWPLLVPMCLMSIAIIGRVVSLALDGEAPTAFQPMVVEAIMIAISVIGYRVFGRSAHA; encoded by the coding sequence ATGGCAATTTTGGTTCGTATTCTGGTCTTACTGCTCGGGCTATTCAACATTTTTCTGGGTATTTCATTTCTCTTCAACCCAGCCGAAATGGCAGGAGATTTCTTCCTCGAGCCGCAAGGGATTCAAGGCCTCGCCACAATTCGCGCGGACTATCCCGCATTCTTTCTCACCGCCGGTGGATTCGCCCTCTACAGCGCATGGAAACAAAGCGGGTGGCCGCTTCTCGTGCCAATGTGTTTGATGTCGATCGCAATTATCGGACGGGTGGTGAGCTTGGCGCTGGACGGCGAAGCCCCAACCGCGTTTCAACCGATGGTCGTCGAAGCGATCATGATTGCCATCTCGGTTATCGGCTATCGCGTGTTCGGGAGGTCAGCCCATGCCTGA